The stretch of DNA gttatggcgatttggcaatgcatgcaacatattaaaataaatgcaaagcaataataataaatttctagtatggccttcctaaaatagaaaatcaaataatatattacatattcggaaaccaactcctttggtcccttgaatcttcaagtggcatgcctcccaagaacaccgtctttgtcggaacgcctttccgaatggcaccgtcttgaaaaaactccatgattacaaataataataaaaatacaaagctattcctattatacatttgtaaaatggaaaaaaaaactagtaaaaataaaagtgatacgagatcacattaaattacaaccgaatcaatattctctttcattacgggtaatatcgattaaaactaaggccatactaagataaaattgcataattcaaaattatataaataaaagacattcaacaattaaaatacgcagcattataatatgtatctatcatgccaaattatgtgccaaatctccctatttaatttatatcgattatataacccggttttatggaaatgcgtgataataacttcttaaaatcacaaattaacacttaaatcacatttaagctcaagttaattatcctaacactcttaggactcaaaaattattcACCAcacaatttttgacaataattcaacttgatttaattttatgctcattttttaccttaaaatcataacatttatgaaataaattcaaattaaattacaataatttaaaattttgaattttaaatttttgaacattctggaatatttccatgacactcataatgtcaaaaatcatggttaaaagtttcgaattatttttgagaaaatatagttgcaatttatcggttttatctcataaaacatctaaaatatacaaaaattaatccaataaattttaaaactttagatctgataattgggatattaatgcaacctaaaataattttttcatgccatgcaattcgttttagctatttatgctaaaatagtcactatttatgtcatttttacactaaaaatttataaatcatgctaaatgagatcatttcatctcaaaatttacatacactgtgtaaatcatgcatgtgacaacatattaaagtttcatggcctggttcaaagtttaactatttttaaccattttacctcttttaatccatttttatctcataaaaattataaatcatgcaatattaatcaaattaatacgagattttacacacaacttgtaaaatatgcatgtgaggtcatataaaattttctaGGTCAGAAACtaaatttaaccatttttagtcatttaacctccatttattccatttttatcacataaaaatcataaatcatgaaatattaatcacattaatataaaattttacatgcaatacataaaatattcatgtgatgTCATACTAAAAGATCACGACCAGTAGTgatatttaactatttttagtgaataaaagtccattttactcataaaaatgcaataaaatcactaaaaatcattaaaatgagcaataaattaccataaatcataaaaatgacctaaaaatattttaggaccataatatataacatgcattatgatttcgtgacttactcttataaatcacaaatttttagttttatatgttaacaaattaactcggaaaaacaataaccgattatgcatgcaacatcctatgctctgataccacttgttaggttcatatacctcttattagactcctctaatagtgaactaattaattttttaattatttattctttagatctagtgcatgcataacaaaataagagattaacaagaaaaacaatgtcccttacattgtatgtATGATGGttcgaaataatgggcacaaataaggtcaccttcattatttgttcttgagcttaatatgttggataatcctccaaaaatcccaatgtagagatcctccttagattgcacccaagactaatccctcaaaaataatatactaattaactagattagtgtattattgctccttaaaatgtattctaatattattattattactacactagtaaccttatttgatattagaattttatgaacaatttttgttaTCTAAAAACTTGTTTTGGAGAGAGGTAGAGAGAATAGAGCAAGTATGCATGTATGCATGTATGTTATTGAATGAATGTATGTATCAAAATAAGAGAACAATTCTCTTATAGAAAGAGGAGGGAAAACCGGTGGTGTGGGAGGAAAATGCCAAGGGATGGCATCTTTCTTTTTAGCTTTTGGGCTTTACAAGGAGTAGATGTGTAAGACTATCATGCATAGGCATGATTACacctattttattttataaaataaaataaacacaaTCCATAAcaactccctccatatttcggtccaacacacataaaatggactaccattttattttgtcaatttgtcatttgtcacacaatatgtcacatgtagtatgttacatgttattaattaatttaatgcatatttatcaaataaatatcattttataaattaattaaattacatacaacaatttgactagtgatacttgatcacataaataaaatgggtcatataattataattcacaacatctcgtaattataattaaccattcattcttatctcaattgtttcacaaacaataatcaattttagtaataaagtatttcaattactaatataaatcttatttaatcccattacaataagatataaatattctctctcacaattgaattgttcaattttaaggaattgattaacttgtatcgtcatacaattaatcaatttgtctattaagggaattgtcctttaggtgtgaacttaagggatcaactgaccaccacggTCAAACGacagcaatgtcaaactctagttagccaatcattaccgattaatgatgatcagttgactatataaatgaatcatcccttacgtattcttaatatgaaatttaaacatatgatcgcactattgttgaggagacATACTCCAACAATAACGAGCCGAGTCCGAGCTTGGCCATGTATGGCTTGTGCTCATGAAACAAAATTCGAGCTCGAGCTTGAAAAAATTGAGGTCGTTGCCATGTTTGCGAGTTTTAACCCGCGTTCGAGCTCAACTCGAGCCTAAATATAAGTGTTaaatcatcttttttttttctttcgatagTTTCAATAACAGGATTCGGAGATTACATATAAAAATACTGGCCaatcaataataatatttaattactGAGTAATatggttatacaaaatataatcatgataaataCTTTTATAAGATAACAGCAAAATATTATTTTATCACATGCTCGAGACAATACTCGAGTTTTTTTTATACTAAACGTGGCTATGCCATTAAACCTGATACTCgagtttttttgttagattatttTCTTTTCATGAAATATATGTAAAGTAAACTCGTTTAAACATATTGCAAAAACTAAATTTTAGTATTCAAAAAAGTATCGAGCTTTTTGAGCTCAGCTTGGCCTTGCTCAACTTGTTTTGCAAAGGACTGGAGCAAAACTCGAGTTCGAGTCGAGCTCACATGAATTGAGCTTTGACCGAGTCGATCTCGAGTTGCTCGTGAGCTGTCTTGTCTCATCTAACCCGATCTTGTCAAAGCATACCATTGATACCCAtaaaaaaaacgttttttttttgtatgagaAGCTTTTATAATACGTTTTCATTCCATTTTTATTGACCTTTTTTCTCCGaaatttatttcattttaattgCCCTCTTTCTAAATTTAAGTAGACTATCATTATTGCCCCTAATCTTTTAACTACCACTCCCCTTATCAAAATGACATTATCTCGGCCCCCTTCTTCATGATTAAAAGGTAGTTTTAATTTTACCCAGATTTTTTAAACCTTCCCAACATAAAAAGTAGGATATAATACTAGAAGTAAACCAAAGTGGCTTGAGTGTGGTGGAGCGCGGGAGTGCCTCAAAGCGTTGCAATTAGCAAcgaattgagaggtcccgggttcgactccctACACGGGAGTGCTGTGGTTACCTGTCATCCTAAGGATGTCTTACCTAGCACACGTGGTTTGCAGGGTATTGCATGTGCCCGGGGGGATTaaacccctcgtcatcaaaaaaaaaatgatggatGGAGTAATTTATTATGAACTATATGGAGTATAAGGtaaaaaaataaggaaagaaaaCTAGAAATGAAGGGAGTATTCCTTTTTGGTGAGATCCGTTTGTCGGTCTCTATTTTTGGAGTTATTTCAGTCCTTCTCTTTCTAGGTTTTAGTTCTATTGGAAATATAGATAAGAGCATCTTGGTCGTTTCACATATGGTGAAGATGCAGAAGATCAGTTTCGTAATGGATCGTTATACGGTATTACATATGTTGTCGATTTGTTGGTTACACTCAATTTGGTCAGATGAAATCGTCTCTCGTCAAGGCTCAAGATTCTATGGTCCTCTTGTGAAAAGCTGTTTGCGGCGATATGATAGAGGATGTGCTTTGGAGCAATTCAAGTTTACATATCTTTCTTTGAAcgagattttattttatttggttcTAGTCGAGTTTTATCCGGTCAAATTTGACACATATTGCAGATGTCATATGactatttattaattaattgatcctttctttacaaaaaaaaaaatagaaatgaagGGAGAATTTGGAGCAATGATGGTCATCTATTATAAGACGATAGATCCTTAGAACACAAACGGCCGTTTATATGGTAAGATTACATGAAATTCTCTTAGAACCAAATACAACTATTTAAAGGTAGGAATAGCAAGCAAGTGATTTTTCCTCCTCATAGTTAACCCATATGATTCATCCATGTCAAGTTCCTGAGGCAACATTCCATTAGGTAACTTCCAATTAAAATGATAGAGCAACATAGCCAATGGAAGTTCAACATTGGCTACTCCTAATGTCATACCCGGACATCTTCGCCTTCCTGCACCAAATGGAATTAGCTCGAAATGATTTCCTTTATAATCCACCGATGAATCTTCAAACCTCTCCGGATTAAACGTCTCTGGTTCAACCCAGTACTCGGGATCTCTTGCAATAGCCCATGCATTTATGACAACTCGAGTTTTTGAAGGGAAGTCGTAGGAATTGATTTGACATCTCTGCATGGATTCTCTAGGGACCAAGAGTGGTACAGGCGGGTGAAGCCTTAAAGCTTCCTTTACCACTAGTTTTAGGTACTTGAGCTCATGAATCTTTGTTTCGTCAATTAACCCTGCTTGTTCATGGTATACTTGGCGTACCTCAGCTTGTACCTTATCCATGACTCTAGGATTCTTCAGTAATTCGGCCATTGTCCATTCTAGTGTCGCTGATGAATTCTCACTTCCTCCTCCAAGAAGTTCCTATAATCATATAGTCGGTCATATACATACGAAAAGTAAGAACGACATACTCGTATATAGTAATATAAATAAGACGGGGCATTTATATGAAGCATTTTAGCGAACAATAACTTACCAAAATAACTCCTTTAATATTATCAGTAGTCAAAGAGAAATCAGAAGATTCCGCAACATTATCCTTGTGATATTTGAGAAGAACATCTACCATGTCTCCCTCCTCTTCACCCTGTTTCATCCTTTCGATGTGTTCTTCAATAATAGGATCAAGAATCCTATCAGATTCCTTGGTAAACTTCTGAAATTTACCCTTGCCTATTAACTGCAGTAATTTCACAGATGGGTAAACATCTGCAGGACAAAATCCAGTGCATGTCTCTGTTACGCCTGCTGTTAATGCTCTTAATGCTCCTTGTTCTGTTCCCTTTTTACCAAATGTTGCCCTGCCAACAAGCATTATTTCAATATACTTAGACACAGTATAAATTTTTCGATGCAATTTTTCATCATTATCTAGACGGTTCTCAGAATTCCGACTGATGAAATTTTACGATGATCGCGAACCTAAGTAGTACCTTCATTTTGTAGATTCTTACGattgaattaatttttttttttttaaattattcaTAGAATCGTAACACCGTTCTAGTAGGTACTAACCTTATTCTACAATCTAGTAGAatgttttctctctttttataGCAATTATAAACGAAATGGGAAATTAATTACGTAACAATTATCTTTATTAAAATGTGTGTAATGGAATGATACTATTCTAAGTTCCGATTCTATCGATTCGATCCTACACACTATCGATTTAGAGTAGAATTCGGTTATGGCAACAGTGATTTTCGGTTGATGTAGGTTAGTATGTTACgaattaggccctgttcttttggaccaAATTATgtcaatcgaatcaatcaatcaatcaacttaatggagccgaatcaatcaatcaacttaatggagctgaatcaatcaatctgatctgaatcaatcaatcaatcgaatcgaatcgattaattgaatcaatcaatcaatcaaataataataaaaagattatattattattaataataataataataataataataataataataataataaatattataataaaaaataataccaataataataataataaatattattataatattattcattaataataataataatatattaatataatctaataataataatctaataagatatataaaaaataaaatattaatataataataaataaagtaataataataataatatattagtaatataaatgataacattattaataataatataatatattaataataataactaaaaaataaataataaaataataataataataataataggtctaatataataacttattaacataataatattaaatataataattataataataaatatgtgataaataatattaataatgagtatattaataaaataataaatattaaataataacttattaatataacaatataaaatataataataataataaatatgttatgaataatattaataataataaatatattaataaaataataaatatataataataataataataataataataataataaatgtattaaatataaatataataatataaacaatacgaattaattattaataaatataatagtaatataataaatataaaaataatataataataataataacaatagtaaatacattaatataaaaataataataagaatatcaataagaataataatagtaatgttgaatcaatcaatcaattgagCTGAaataatcgaatcgaatcaatcaattgaattaatcaatcaatcaatcaatggagctgaatcaatcgaatcaactaattagaactgaaattaagtccaaaagaacagggccttactcCCTATTTTCCATAAATTATTAGTAAGGCTTGCATAAAATAGAGTATTCGTTTTAAGTTTTAAAATGGGTCAAGTATTATCACATGGTCCTAATAGAGATAAAATTGTTGACATTTTCTTGGCAACTTGTTACGTAATTTGTTATATATTTGACCTTTCCGTCTTTAATAAGAAGTTGTAATAAAATATTGTGATGAAATCAGACTGTGATTTTCGGGGCCAATCATGATAAGTTTTGGACAAGaataaattctcatttgtgacgggcatTATCCGTCAccagcttgtgacgggtcaaataaaactcATTTAGATAGGAAAAAGACAAATCATTTGTGATTCCCTATGCACTATTGCTTTTTGTCTATCTACCCAAGTAGgtgatacttgacccgtcacaagcttgtgacggatatacccgtaATAAGAGAGACTTATTGTTGGACAAGGTGAAATTATTTTTGGTGTAATCGGACCCACGATTcaccccttatactaaaagattaagagttatacaaatttttCCCACCTAAACGAAACTTCCTATAAATGGGCCTCACTTTTATTATCCTAATTCTATACATTTCTTGGGCCTAACTTTTTCTGCCTAAAATACGGTGTCGAAAATTCAtggataataaaaataaaaataatctcTAAAAGATTTTATAGACAAATATGTTCTTAAATTTCAAAATGCAAGATCCTATACATATTTCGTACTATTAATTAGGCCTAATTTATTGATTGGAACATTAAACAAATTCAAATCATAAGGCATATTAATGGTAAATGAATTATATACACAAAACTTTTAATTAAAATACAAATGTCATGACATTACTCGAGACTTTGAATTAGTAATTCCACCGTCGATTTTTTTTCTCAAAGCAAATACTCTGATGAGAAATACGAAACATCAATGGGTCACTAActtaaattttataagcaattCACTAAAAAAATAAAACTTCATTTATCGTGTATGAATTTTACGTTAAAAATAAAAGTAGAATCTATTATTAGTCCgtgaaataaatcatcaaaaatgaTTTTCTTAAAATGATGTTAAATTCGTGGTAAAAACACTTCATTAAAATACTCATTTCTTGACATTAttcaatttctttttaattttgcaattttagtttttttttcctCAAATCAAAATACAAGGATGATAAATTGAAAAAATTAACAAACTTTTAATTTGAAATCTATATAAAAGTCATATACTAAAAACAAAGTTATATATATACCGTGCATTGCACGGAGTCTAAACTAGTTATAAATGGCGCTAGATATcatccccttaaactaaaagaataagagattctcaagtttttcccgcctaaatgagttGCTCTATATTGGGCTTTGAGCTTCATTATATCCTATCTTTGACAGGCCATGCTGATTTAAAAAGGGGATAATATTTTTTCAACTTGCATTCCCCTTTATTTATTTACTACTATGAGAATAAAAATTTTCAATAGTTTTTCCTCCAAAGGAAGTTggctaaataaggaaacaaaactctatttttattaaattattatcttttagttaagatataatctttaatcattataacttttttttaattaaattataatattttaatttaaaaataaaacaaaactggtATAAATCTAAAATTCGTATATGAAAAACTGAAAAATTTGATATTATTAGTTTCGCATATTTTTTTTTACCAAGTACGAGTATTTAATTcgtataaaaaaattatgaacttaTATTATTAATTTCTTGACAAAAAAAGTCTTTAAAAttatttgagaaaatttataaattgtaATCATTAGCTTGTGATGaaaaatttcattaaaatatacaTTTCTTGAATGTACTtaattcttttaattaattttccattttaattttttatcctcatattaaaatatgaaaaattaataatacaTCAGTTTTATATCTTAAACAATACATTATAAAGTAAAGATCTATGAATATCGCGCATGTATGCGCGGGATCCATACTAGTAAGAGTATCATATCAAAACAGTGTTGTATGGAAAGAGCATTGAATTATTTGGGGAATGGGACCATGGCACCATGTCGGCCTATCTTACCAAATATAGAaatattttgggatattttacGGTGTATTCTCGAGTTTTTCGGTTTTTTATGTTGTATTCCTacattttttaaattttatgGTGGACCCCTAAACTCTATAAATTAGTCTATATCATGACCGTATTTATTGTCTTTGTCAACTTAGTTTCTTAACTGACTTATTAAATCGTCTATTTACCAATCCTATTACTCGATAACTTACTCATTTACTTATTAGTTCGTCGAATTACCCATTAATCCAGCAAATAGTATTACGAATCTAACTAAATGTTCATTAAATCTCCATTATCATGTCATGAATCATAACAGATATTTTTAATAGTAGTTTATATATTAAAAGTGATTTATGATGTTTCTCATATATGATGGTTATAAAACATTAATAAGTCGGAAAAATAAAGGTCAAAGTACGGTTATTTGATAGTGATGGAGAGTTAAACGAGGTCATCATGGAGAAGTAAGTAAGGAACTTATTAGGGGTACAATgaagaatataaaaaaaaaaaggagtaaaCCATAGAAAACCGAAAAATTTAAGAATACACATAAAATATCCCAATATTTTTTTATACTATTATGCAACTTTGGAAATCTGTATGTATGTGAAGATTTGGAAGTGACTCTTGTTTCAACTAGCTTTAGGTTACCCTAATATTAAAGGCAACGCCGACTAGTATTTTGTACTCGTAAGTACTACGAAGTGTGTATGTATTTAAAGAGCCCATTTTCTCTCTATTTcctcaaaagaaatggagaggcaagtaCATATTAATGACTCGTATCGTATATTGATAATATCTAATAATTCTAAATTTAtgcataaaaataaaagaaaatgggAGTAAAAGagaaaattattatttaaggagattgtgagagaaaatggagagGATTTATTTCCGTATTCAAAGACGTAGTATTTTGGTTCTCTTTTATAGTGTACTTTATCAATTCTATTATAATAACTCTATATATCGAATACCATAGTACGTACGgagtgactttttttttttttcttttaatgcaTATCAATAAATTATGTATCTATCAAATTGGCTTTCATATCAAACTACTGCATTccattgaatttgaattttttagatttgtttttgGATACTATATATTCATAAATGAGGAGAATTTTCAATACAACTCCTATTTTTGTTTCAAACATAAAAGGTATGAGATATGGATTTGGAATGAACCAAactcataccaagtgtttgtttgtCTAACATAAGGGTTTCATACTCATAAGTCATACCTCAAACCTATGAGTTATGAGTTTCTCATAGCCAATGACCGAGAGGGGTGGGTATGAAATTGATACCTATAGGTATCAaattaaaagaaacaaaaatgtgaaaataaaaattatgacaatattgtaaaTGAACTTTTATATAGTTATTTGATTCAATctttattttcatgattttataatattaaaaaatatactcatgtaaaattttatttaaactattTTATACCGAGTATATTATGAATATTAAACTTTTATAAACTTTAGTAATATGAAACTAGAAATATGAATAAAAGAAAATAAGCGCATTGATATACGTGTATAAATTAAACGTAAAGAAAGCAATGAAACGAAAGAAGTACTGGGTACCAAATTAAAATATAAAGGTAACATAACATACGTACCTGCACATAACATCACAAGCAAGAACGAAGAACATCTTGCTTAGGTTAACCACACCTCCAACTTGACCAGCAATTAACTTAACCATATTATTCCCCTCCTCCTCCCTAATACTCTGAAACGACCCGACCCGTCTCATAGTAAACAGCTCGAGCGTAGAAATCTTCCGGACCTGCCTCCAATACTCACCATACGGGGCCAACCCAATATCCTTACTATCATAAAAAACCTCTTTACCAACCATGAGTTCCGGCCGGTTACAGAAAACAGCGTCATGTGTTTTCATAACCTCCCTTGCCATCTCAGCCGAGGTTACGACGACTGTCGGAACCTGGCCGAGTTGTAGCATCATTACTCGGCCATACTGTCGGCTTAGCGCCGCCAGCTGCCGGTGAGGGAGGGTGGTTTTTGAGGAGAGTAAGTGGAGGTTTCCGAGAAAGGGTAGTTTAGGTGGACCCGGTGGTAGCTTTTGTGGTGGTTTTTTGAGGAATTTTAGTAGTGAGTATGTGA from Silene latifolia isolate original U9 population chromosome 10, ASM4854445v1, whole genome shotgun sequence encodes:
- the LOC141609129 gene encoding cytochrome P450 71D10-like, whose protein sequence is MEFPGQPSLYILLLTIFTYSLLKFLKKPPQKLPPGPPKLPFLGNLHLLSSKTTLPHRQLAALSRQYGRVMMLQLGQVPTVVVTSAEMAREVMKTHDAVFCNRPELMVGKEVFYDSKDIGLAPYGEYWRQVRKISTLELFTMRRVGSFQSIREEEGNNMVKLIAGQVGGVVNLSKMFFVLACDVMCRATFGKKGTEQGALRALTAGVTETCTGFCPADVYPSVKLLQLIGKGKFQKFTKESDRILDPIIEEHIERMKQGEEEGDMVDVLLKYHKDNVAESSDFSLTTDNIKGVILELLGGGSENSSATLEWTMAELLKNPRVMDKVQAEVRQVYHEQAGLIDETKIHELKYLKLVVKEALRLHPPVPLLVPRESMQRCQINSYDFPSKTRVVINAWAIARDPEYWVEPETFNPERFEDSSVDYKGNHFELIPFGAGRRRCPGMTLGVANVELPLAMLLYHFNWKLPNGMLPQELDMDESYGLTMRRKNHLLAIPTFK